The window CCTGGGAGCGCGGGAGGCGGCCCTCGCGTACCTGCGTCACGAAACCCTGCACCGGTTGACCGAAGCGGACTTGCGCCGGGGCCTCGCCCTGGTGCGAGACACCGTATCCCGGCTGGAAGCCCTGGACTTCGCCCCGACCCCCTCCGCGTCTGCCTGCCGCTTCTGTGCTTTTCGGGGCGTGTGTGACGCAGCCTTCAAGGAGACCCCATGACCGAGTCCACCCGTGACCTGACCGCAGTTCCGGACCTCATTCCGACTCCCTACGCCTCGGCCGTACTGGACTTTCTGGCGGAGGAGGGCTTCCGGCCGCAGCTGGACGAGGACGGTGACGTCTTCTTCAAGTACGAGGGCGGCACCTACATGGTCATCACCAGCAGCGACGAGCCGACCGTGCTGACGCTGGTGTTGCCGTACTTCTGGCCGCTCGACGACGCGGCCGAGCGGACCCGGGCGCTGGAGGCGGCCATGTTTGCCCACCGCCAGGTCCGGATCGGGCGGGTGACCGTGCTGGAGAACAACGTCACCGCCAGCGTGAACGCCTACCTGCCGGACGGGGACAGCTTCCGGGCGGTGCTGTTGAGCAGCCTCGACGGCCTGAAGTACCTCAGCCTGAAGTTCAGGGAGCACATGCACGCCCAGCTGGAGAACTGAGGCGTGACGGCCACCACCAAGACCGAGCGGATTCTTGACCTCCTGGAACTGCTGGGTGACGGCGAGTGCAGTGCCCGCGACCTGGTGCGGCGGCTGGGCCTGCCCGGGAACCAGCTTCGCAGCGTGCAGCGCGACCTGCGGACGCTGATCGACCGGAACGTGCTGGAGGTGGCCCCGTCCGGCCGCTACCGCCGCCCCGTGGGGGTCAGCAGCCTCAACCCGGTGGAGGCCCTTGCGGTGTACTCAGCGACCCGGATGCTGTATCACCACGCGGCGGAGTACAACGAGCACTACCTGAGGGCGATGGACAAGCTCGCCCGGCAACTGCCGGAACGGGCGCGGCGGGTGGCGACCCTCGCGAGCGAGGCGTACCGGAACAAGCCCAACGCGGGCGGCTCACGAACCTTCGAACTGGTCGCGCAGGCCTGGCTGGAGGGGCGGGTGCTGCGCTTCGAGTACCACTCGCTTCAGAAGGTCTCGGCGGTCGAGCTGGTGATCTACTTCATCGAACTCAGTCCGCAGAACCGCCAGGCCTACGCCATCGGGGTCAACCGGTTGAAGGGGGGAGACAGGCCTTTCGTCTTCCGGCTCTCCCGGATGCGTGACGCTACGCTGCTCAGTGACGAGGGTGAGATCCCGGAAGACTTCCATCCTCTGAAGTTCCTGTCCAATGCCTGGGGAATCATGACCGGTGACCCGGTGCAGGTAGAGCTGTTCTTCTCCCCGGCGGTGCGCGAGCGGGTAGGGGAGACCCACCTGGGGGACGGCGCGGAGGTGAGGGTGCTGGCAAGCGGCCACACCCGCGTGGTCCTGACCGTGGGCGGTTGGAAGGAACTGATCCCCTGGATCCTGGGCTGGGGCGGCGAGGTCGAGGTGCTGGAACCGCCCGACCTTCGGGAAGCGGTGGCGCGGGGGCACCGCGCAGGGGCGGAAGTGCACACTTCTGGCGCACCACAAGGAGATGAACGTTGAAACTGATTCGGAATCAGGGCGCGGATACGGTCCTGAACGCCTGGCAGGCCGCCGGGCATGCGGTGTCCCCCCAGAAACTTGCTCTGGCCACGTCCAACCTTTCCCTCTTCGGTCTGCAGGAGGCCTGGACTGATCTCAACAGCACCGCACAGCGGCAGCTGATCATCCCGGCGGACCTTGGGGCGCTGGGCCTGTTCGGCGACGAAGTGGACCGCACCCGCCGGGGTCGCCTCAATCTGCCCCTGCTGGCGCGGCGGTTCGCGCAGTGGTTGGAGGGCACGGAGGTGCGCTTCGCCGCGGGACCCGTCCCGCAGAGCCTGATCGCCCTCCATGGTCAGGGCGGCGCTCAGGTGTTCGCGGGGCAGTGTGCGCTGACCACCGAGGGCCTGGGCAGCGTGCCAGGAAATCCGCTGGCGCTTATTCAGGCGTCGAGTTCGCCGGAGGAAGCGGGGCTGCTGGCCGCGTGGTTCGAGGCCCTGTGGGGGGCCTTCCCAGCACGTCCGGAGGTCAAGCAGGCGCTGCTGGCCCATCTGCGCGAGCTGGCCCAGCCGAACGTGCCTGACCGCCTGTACCACGCCGTGCTCTACGGGGTCTTCAAGGATCTGGGCGGGGAACTGGACGAGGAGCGCATCGTTCGCAGCGGCACGGGTATCAAGGAAACGGAAGTCTGGAAGAAACTCTTCCGGTTCCAGCGGGACGGCGTGATCGGCGTGATCGACAAGCTCGAGCGCCTGGGCGGCTGCATCGTGGCGGACAGTGTGGGGCTGGGAAAGACATTCACGGCGTTGGCGGTCATCAAGTACTACGAACTGCGCAATGACCGCGTGCTGGTGCTGGCCCCCAAGCGGCTGCGGGACAACTGGACGCTGTACAAGGCCAACGACGTGCGTAATCCCCTGGCAGCGGACCGGCTGCACTACGACGTCTTGAACCACACTGACCTCTCGCGGGAGCGCGGTCAGAGCGGTGAAATCGACCTTGCACACGTGAACTGGGGCAACTACGACCTGGTGGTTATCGACGAGTCACACAACTTTCGCAATAAAGCCGCCGTCAACACCCGGGTCACACGGTACTCGCGCCTGATGGAGCAGATCATCCAGTCCGGTGTGAAGACCCGGGTGCTGATGCTCTCGGCCACGCCAGTCAACAACCGCCTCGCGGACCTGAAGAATCAGATCGCCTTCGTGACGGAAGGGGAAGATGACGCGCTGGCGACCCACGGCATTTCCAGCGTGGAGGGCACCACCCGGCGTGCACAACTCCAGTTCAACGCATGGCAGCGCCTCCCAGAAGAAGAGCGCACACCCGCAAAACTCACCGAGATGCTGGGCTTCGACTACTTCCGGCTCCTGGACCTGCTGACCATCGCCCGGTCCCGCAAGCACATCGTGCGTTATTACGGCACGGCAGACACTGGCAAGTTCCCGGAACGACTGCCGCCCGTCAACGTGAAGGCGGGTGTAGACCGCAGGGGACAGTTCCCGGCCATTCAGGACATCAACACGGAGATCCGGAAGCTGAGCCTGGCGGCGTACGCCCCCATGAAGTACCTGCTCTCTGGCAAGCAGGAGGAGTACGAGCGGCGCTACCTCACCCGCATGGATCAGTCCAAGTACGGCAAGGTTTTCCGGCAGTCCGACCGCGAGCAGAACCTGATTCACCTGCTGCGGGTGAATCTCCTCAAGCGCATGGAGAGCGCCGTGCATTCTTTCATGCTCACGTTGGAGCGGCAGCTCGCGGACGTGGAGCGCACGATTGCCCGGCTGGACGCCTTTGATTTGCGGCAGGCGGACGCCCCCGACATCAGCGAACCCAGCATCGAGGATCTCGCCGAGGACGACCCCATCCTGGAAACGCAGGGCGTGGGCCGAGAGGTGAAGGTGCTGCTCGCCGACATGGACCGCCGCCGCTGGCGGCAGGACCTGGAGGAGGACCGCTCGCGCCTCACGGCCCTGTGGGAAAACGCCCGGCAGGTGCTGCCCGCGCAGGACGAGAAGCTGGCCCTGCTGCGGCAGGTGATCGAGAGCAAGCTCCGGCAGCCCCTCAACGCCGGGAACCGCAAGGTCATCGTGTTCACGGCCTTTGCCGACACCGCCAAGTACCTCTATGGGCAACTGGCGGACTGGGCCTTGAAGGAACACGGCCTGCACGCGGCCCTGGTTACAGGTTCCGGCAGCAACCGCAGCACCCTGCCAGGTCTACGCACGGACCTCGCAGGCATCCTCACCGCCTTCAGCCCGCGCAGCAAGGGCCGCCCGGCGGAACTGAGTGGAGAAGGGGAGCTGGACCTCCTGATCGCCACCGACTGCATCAGCGAGGGGCAGAACCTGCAGGACTGCGACCTGCTGGTGAACTACGACATCCACTGGAATCCGGTGCGCATCATTCAGCGCTTCGGACGGATCGACCGCATCGGCAGCCCGAACGACCGGATTCAACTGGTGAACTTCTGGCCGAACATGGAACTCGACGAGTACATCAACCTGGAAAGCCGAGTGTCGGGCCGCATGATGCTGCTCGACATCTCCGCGACCGGTGAAGAAAATCTGATCGAGACGCAGGCCGGGAACGTGATGAACGACCTGGAGTACCGCCGCAAGCAACTGCTGCAACTTCAGAGCGCTGTGGTGGACATCGAGGATCTCAGCAGCGGCCTGAGCCTGACCGACCTGACGCTGAACGACTTCCGGGTGGATCTGACCACCTACCTGGCCGGGCATCCGGGGGAGGCCGAGCGCTTCGACGCGTTGCCACCGGCCGTCTTCGCTCCGGTGTTCGCGGACGCGCAGATTCCGTCTGGCACCCTGTTCTGCTTGAAGGCGGTGACCGAGCGGTCCCTGAAGGCGGCGCGCGACTATCCCCTCTCGCCGCACTACCTGATTCACGTGGGGGAAGATGGCGCGGCCCTGCTGCCCCCCACGCAGGCCAAGCACGCGCTGGACCGGCTAAGGAAGCTCTGCGCCGGGCAGGAACGTGACCCGGAGGCCGAGCGGCAGTTTGACCGCCTGACCAGGGGGGGAGAGCGCATGGAGGTCCTTCAGAAGCAGCTCAGTGCCGCCCTGACCGCCATCACGGGCAAGGCCGAGGAACGCGCCGCCGCCAGCCTCTTCAGCCTGGGCGGGACGCAGACGGGCAAGGGGAGCGCGGCGGGCCTGAAGGACTTCGAGGTGGTGGCCTACCTCGCCATCCTGCCCGCTTCGGGGGGCAAGGCTTGAAGCCTGCTGAGATTCTGGACCACCTGCGCCTGCCGGACACGGCCCTGGCCGACCAGCGCATTCCCAAGCGGCTGCTGCTGGAGCACGGTACGCCCACCGCCGCCGACAAGCGGCTGATCGAGGCCCACGTCGCCGGGCTGCACTGGAATGCCGTGCTGAGGCCGGACACCGTGGCGATTCCGGCCCACAGCGACGCGGCCCACGAGTACAGCGAGGTCCACGTGCTGACCCTGACGACGCGCGACCTGACGTGGCCGAGCGCCAAAGCCGCCCGCCTACGCGAGCTGGTTCACCGCGCCATTCCCTATCCCCTGCTGCTGCTGGAGGCCGCACTGGAAGACAGCGCGGAGCAGACCGGGCTGAGCCTCGCGCACAAGCGGCGCTCACAGGCCACAGCGGGCGAGGTAGTGCTGGAGGGCGAGGTGCTGCCCGTCCCCCTGAGCGCCTCACCCTACCTCAGCGCCTGTCTACCTCAACTGGCCCTGGACGTGCGGGCTTTTGCCCACCTGCGCGACCTCTACCGCCACTGGGAGAGCGCCGCTGTCGCCCTGCTGGTGGCTCCCGTGACCGGGCAGTACCACTTGGACCCCGACCCCACCACGCTGCGGGCGAGGCTGCATGACCATGACCGCCTGACCCGCGAAATGGGCACTCTGCGGAGTGCCGCCACCCGTGAGAAAGCCCTCTCGCGCCGGGCAGAACTGAACCTGAAGATTCAGGCTCTGACACGCGAGAGAGCCCAACTGGAGGAACAGATGCTAGACTGGCCTGGCTAGGCCAACACAGGGCAGAGGTGGAGCATATGCAAACCGTCAATCTGTACGACGCCAAGAACAGGCTCAGTCAACTGGTCAACGCCGCCGAGGGGGGCGAGGTCATCATCGTGGCGCGGAATGGCAAGCCCGCCGCCAAGCTGGTGCCGCTGGACTACGGCGAGCGGCGGGAGTGGAGTCCGGCGGTTCAGGCCTTTCTGGGGCAAGCCGACGCCTATGACCCCACCGCCTTTACCGTGGACCGCAGCGACCTGCCGGAAGCTCAGGAGCGGGACCTGTTTTGACGCGGTTCCTGCTGGATACCAACGTCATCAGTGACCTGTTCCGGGGACATGCGGAAGTCATGGCCGGGTTCCGACGCCACGCGCCGCAGGACCTCGGCATCAGCACCCTGACCGTCATGGAGATCGAGTACGGCATGGAGCGTCAGCCGCAGGCCCGGAAAAAGTTCGGGGAACTCTGGGAGGGGCTACAGGCCGACCTCACGCTCCTGCCCTTCGAGGCTCCCGACGCCCGGCACACTGCCCAGATTCGCGCGGCCCTAGCCGCCGCCGGAACGCCTATCGGCCCCTTTGACCTGCAACTGGCCGGAACCGCCCGCGCCCGCCGCCTCACCCTGATCACCCATAACACTGCCGAGTTCGCCCGCGTTCCTGACCTGAAGTGGCAGGACTGGCGCACCGACTGACCCGCCGCGTCCCCCGACCACCGGAGAACTCATGCAACGACTGACCGCCGACCGACCCGAAACGCAGAGCCTGGACGGGATTACCCAGAACCTCACCCGCCTGCAAGACCTGTTCCCGGAAGCCTTCACCGAGGGCCGCCTGGACTTTGACGTCTTGCGTGGATTGTTGGGTGACCAGATCGACGACCGCCCCGAGAAGTACGGCCTGAGCTGGAATGGCAAGGCCCGCGCTCGCCGCCACGCCCTGACGCCCACCCGCGCCACGTTGCGCCCTGACCGGGAATGCAGCGTGGACTGGGACGGCACCGGGAACCTGATGATCGAGGGTGACAATCTGGAAGTGCTGAAACTGCTTCAGCGGAGCTACGCGGGCAAGGTGAAGCTGATTTACATTGACCCGCCGTACAACACGGGCAAGGACTTCGTGTACCCCGACGACTACACCGACAGCCTGCGGAACTATCGGGAACTGACCGGTCAACTGGAAGAAGGCCGCCGCGTGAGCAGCAACACGGAAAGCAGCGGAAGGTTCCACACCGACTGGCTGAACATGATGTACCCAAGGTTGAAGTTGGCGCGGGAGTTGTTACGGGATGACGGAGCAATTCTAATCAGTATTGGTGATGAAGAAGTAGGCAATACACGCGCTGTACTAGATGAGGTTTTTGGCCAAGAAAACCTATCTGGAATAATGGTCATCACTCGCTCAGAGGGTGGAGGCTTAGCGAGTCAAATGATTAAGGGACATGATTATTTATTCGTATACGCTAAGAACATCTCAAGTTTTCGACCCCTGAGAAGACCGAAAGATATTCGCGGTGAAATTGTAGAGGTAGAAGGAAAAACATACTGGATTGAAGAAGATTGGCTCAG is drawn from Deinococcus budaensis and contains these coding sequences:
- a CDS encoding helicase-related protein produces the protein MKLIRNQGADTVLNAWQAAGHAVSPQKLALATSNLSLFGLQEAWTDLNSTAQRQLIIPADLGALGLFGDEVDRTRRGRLNLPLLARRFAQWLEGTEVRFAAGPVPQSLIALHGQGGAQVFAGQCALTTEGLGSVPGNPLALIQASSSPEEAGLLAAWFEALWGAFPARPEVKQALLAHLRELAQPNVPDRLYHAVLYGVFKDLGGELDEERIVRSGTGIKETEVWKKLFRFQRDGVIGVIDKLERLGGCIVADSVGLGKTFTALAVIKYYELRNDRVLVLAPKRLRDNWTLYKANDVRNPLAADRLHYDVLNHTDLSRERGQSGEIDLAHVNWGNYDLVVIDESHNFRNKAAVNTRVTRYSRLMEQIIQSGVKTRVLMLSATPVNNRLADLKNQIAFVTEGEDDALATHGISSVEGTTRRAQLQFNAWQRLPEEERTPAKLTEMLGFDYFRLLDLLTIARSRKHIVRYYGTADTGKFPERLPPVNVKAGVDRRGQFPAIQDINTEIRKLSLAAYAPMKYLLSGKQEEYERRYLTRMDQSKYGKVFRQSDREQNLIHLLRVNLLKRMESAVHSFMLTLERQLADVERTIARLDAFDLRQADAPDISEPSIEDLAEDDPILETQGVGREVKVLLADMDRRRWRQDLEEDRSRLTALWENARQVLPAQDEKLALLRQVIESKLRQPLNAGNRKVIVFTAFADTAKYLYGQLADWALKEHGLHAALVTGSGSNRSTLPGLRTDLAGILTAFSPRSKGRPAELSGEGELDLLIATDCISEGQNLQDCDLLVNYDIHWNPVRIIQRFGRIDRIGSPNDRIQLVNFWPNMELDEYINLESRVSGRMMLLDISATGEENLIETQAGNVMNDLEYRRKQLLQLQSAVVDIEDLSSGLSLTDLTLNDFRVDLTTYLAGHPGEAERFDALPPAVFAPVFADAQIPSGTLFCLKAVTERSLKAARDYPLSPHYLIHVGEDGAALLPPTQAKHALDRLRKLCAGQERDPEAERQFDRLTRGGERMEVLQKQLSAALTAITGKAEERAAASLFSLGGTQTGKGSAAGLKDFEVVAYLAILPASGGKA
- a CDS encoding WYL domain-containing protein, translating into MTATTKTERILDLLELLGDGECSARDLVRRLGLPGNQLRSVQRDLRTLIDRNVLEVAPSGRYRRPVGVSSLNPVEALAVYSATRMLYHHAAEYNEHYLRAMDKLARQLPERARRVATLASEAYRNKPNAGGSRTFELVAQAWLEGRVLRFEYHSLQKVSAVELVIYFIELSPQNRQAYAIGVNRLKGGDRPFVFRLSRMRDATLLSDEGEIPEDFHPLKFLSNAWGIMTGDPVQVELFFSPAVRERVGETHLGDGAEVRVLASGHTRVVLTVGGWKELIPWILGWGGEVEVLEPPDLREAVARGHRAGAEVHTSGAPQGDER
- a CDS encoding site-specific DNA-methyltransferase; translation: MQRLTADRPETQSLDGITQNLTRLQDLFPEAFTEGRLDFDVLRGLLGDQIDDRPEKYGLSWNGKARARRHALTPTRATLRPDRECSVDWDGTGNLMIEGDNLEVLKLLQRSYAGKVKLIYIDPPYNTGKDFVYPDDYTDSLRNYRELTGQLEEGRRVSSNTESSGRFHTDWLNMMYPRLKLARELLRDDGAILISIGDEEVGNTRAVLDEVFGQENLSGIMVITRSEGGGLASQMIKGHDYLFVYAKNISSFRPLRRPKDIRGEIVEVEGKTYWIEEDWLRREFGKYGTCEYDEIIHYHGDRKKKEIDDGIHEGIYRLINKKDGRIIVGRLRDVEQDSSKLYSIQKHLNSKASDDLEPLEMGVAFSYPKPTSLIKEVVLGGSFFSSLGVKSQGEV
- a CDS encoding PIN domain-containing protein, with translation MTRFLLDTNVISDLFRGHAEVMAGFRRHAPQDLGISTLTVMEIEYGMERQPQARKKFGELWEGLQADLTLLPFEAPDARHTAQIRAALAAAGTPIGPFDLQLAGTARARRLTLITHNTAEFARVPDLKWQDWRTD
- a CDS encoding DUF4391 domain-containing protein, encoding MKPAEILDHLRLPDTALADQRIPKRLLLEHGTPTAADKRLIEAHVAGLHWNAVLRPDTVAIPAHSDAAHEYSEVHVLTLTTRDLTWPSAKAARLRELVHRAIPYPLLLLEAALEDSAEQTGLSLAHKRRSQATAGEVVLEGEVLPVPLSASPYLSACLPQLALDVRAFAHLRDLYRHWESAAVALLVAPVTGQYHLDPDPTTLRARLHDHDRLTREMGTLRSAATREKALSRRAELNLKIQALTRERAQLEEQMLDWPG
- a CDS encoding type II toxin-antitoxin system Phd/YefM family antitoxin; this translates as MQTVNLYDAKNRLSQLVNAAEGGEVIIVARNGKPAAKLVPLDYGERREWSPAVQAFLGQADAYDPTAFTVDRSDLPEAQERDLF